A part of Deinococcus sp. QL22 genomic DNA contains:
- a CDS encoding ATP-binding protein yields the protein MTNYEQLREQFETQSHDLRVHQSELENQNEALRQTNLELEWTRNRYADLFKFAPIGYLVCGQDGVIQEINQTGCTQLGSECSSLSGRPFPLFVEEGQRLQVALLLGQVVQAGPDQEPQRLEMLMLRPDGSHWQAQLECTPLLDSSGLSIRIALTDITALKTAQREAEQRSTEVQRLNEELQTFLRTMTLDLTQPQRQMEGFVKLLSKSLTAPDARSAKLLGHLQEAAADMGALTAALTQFFQSTQPNRDPRPLDLNSLVDVSFHELASERQDRQVTLTHDPLPTLHMDATKTRLLLLNLLSNALKFTRPRPEARIHVGMQETAEHYLLSVRDNGVGFDPAQSGRLFGLFERLHSEREFKGQGLGLALVRRIVQQYEGQVWGESTPGEGAVFWVELPKSVVAVLPVQVTKGQSF from the coding sequence ATGACCAACTACGAGCAACTTCGGGAGCAATTTGAAACGCAGTCCCATGACCTGCGGGTTCATCAGTCTGAACTGGAAAATCAGAACGAAGCGTTACGGCAGACCAATCTAGAACTGGAATGGACCCGTAACCGCTATGCCGATCTCTTTAAGTTTGCCCCCATTGGTTACTTGGTGTGCGGACAGGATGGGGTTATTCAGGAGATCAACCAGACGGGCTGTACTCAATTGGGCAGTGAATGCTCTTCTCTCAGTGGGCGTCCGTTTCCGCTCTTCGTGGAAGAGGGTCAGCGTCTGCAGGTTGCCTTGTTGCTCGGTCAAGTCGTTCAGGCGGGCCCTGACCAAGAGCCACAGCGTCTTGAGATGCTGATGCTTCGCCCAGACGGCAGCCATTGGCAGGCCCAACTGGAATGCACGCCGTTGCTTGACTCCTCAGGTTTGTCGATCCGCATCGCGCTCACCGATATTACGGCGCTGAAAACTGCCCAGCGGGAAGCGGAACAGCGTTCCACCGAGGTCCAGCGGCTGAATGAGGAGTTGCAGACCTTTCTCCGGACGATGACGCTGGATCTCACTCAGCCTCAGCGTCAGATGGAGGGGTTTGTCAAGCTGCTCAGCAAAAGCTTGACGGCGCCGGATGCCCGCAGTGCCAAGCTGCTGGGTCACTTGCAGGAAGCGGCCGCCGATATGGGGGCCCTGACTGCCGCGCTCACCCAGTTCTTTCAGAGTACTCAGCCCAATCGTGACCCCCGTCCGCTGGATCTCAATTCATTGGTGGACGTCAGTTTTCATGAATTGGCTTCGGAGCGGCAAGACCGTCAGGTGACGTTGACCCATGATCCATTGCCTACCTTACATATGGATGCCACGAAGACGCGGTTGTTGCTGCTCAACCTCCTCTCCAACGCGCTCAAGTTCACCCGGCCACGCCCAGAAGCGCGGATTCATGTGGGGATGCAGGAGACCGCGGAACACTATTTGCTGAGTGTCCGTGACAACGGGGTGGGGTTCGATCCTGCTCAGAGCGGACGGCTGTTTGGCCTCTTTGAGCGGTTGCACAGTGAACGTGAGTTTAAGGGGCAGGGTCTGGGGTTGGCCTTGGTGCGGCGGATTGTCCAGCAGTACGAGGGTCAAGTCTGGGGCGAGAGTACCCCCGGCGAAGGGGCCGTGTTCTGGGTGGAGTTGCCCAAGAGTGTGGTGGCTGTGCTGCCGGTTCAGGTGACCAAAGGGCAGTCGTTCTAG